The following DNA comes from Papaver somniferum cultivar HN1 chromosome 4, ASM357369v1, whole genome shotgun sequence.
agcgcaactataccttggatcagtgtgagattgattggggttcaactacagttcagaccgaagttagtttgtagtaggctagtgtctgtagcgtcttaagatagtgtgtgttcaatctggactaggtcccgggatttttctgtatttgcggtttcctcgttaacaaaacttctggtgtctgtgttatttcttttcagcgttatattttcttatataatagaaatatcacaagttgtgtgttgtatcgatcaattgtgaaatccaaccttttggttgttgattgaaattgattgatccttggatattggtctttggtaccatccaagttatttctcttgtattcaattagacttgcaaatttctgtttgcttgagtaaggattgaaaatcgagaaattgagatattaactctttgatatatctttcttaagattgagtccaactgtctagttgattctcttgaaagtatattggagttagtccatacagatttctaatcaaaatattgggtgaagttattagacccctgctttttcaatctATCTTGTCCATTTCTTGAATAGTTAGCTTTGCAGCTATAATATTTTATTCATGATgctccggacgagggtggttatgatgaCCTTCCGTACCTTGTATAAAACCCattctttcaattttttgtttctattaaatactagcttgaacgggaaattagttttctttaataaggCTTTGTTCTTCCTCTAGGTATTTCCTTTATACACACAACCTTTCCTCTTATGACTAGTTTCAGGTTTATTgttcctctcacaaaccatttcaaagcgagtatcgctttcttttccattcaaaactaatacacacatgtctttttgtgcatGCTCTCTTTGCTTCTGGAGGACATTCAAATATCTACATTAAGAATATATAAAgttacaaaaatataaacataCTTCAAAATATTTGATTTACATgtaaaatgttcattaagctacCAAGTCATTCATATAGTGATAGGATGTATCTTTGTACAAAATATCAGCgggagaaggttgatcatgcattggtatTGGTTCACATTGGATCCACGAAAAAATAGCTCAACATCAATAGCAACCACAAACAAGTAATACTATATACTTCGGCAATGTAAATAATATTGTTGAGAGGGCCAAACACAAAGTTCGACATCCTCTCAGTGTGAGAAAATTATATGAGAATGCCGAATTTTGGAATTCCCAAACTTTTATATTGGAAAGGTAACCGAACTTTCGACCGGGGTATATATAACACttttcaaactcaaaattttggCAAGGAAAGTGGTACACTCGAGTAAACCGAATATTACTCTGTGTACTTTACCATAAAAGTTCGGCTACCTAAAACAGATAGTCGAACTAACCAATACCTCCATTAAATAGTACTTCGGCTACCCGCGTCTGCTGAAACACTAGCCGAACTGCACTTATAGAACAGTTCAGTTACATGTCCTTCAAATCTCGTAGCCGAACTCCTTTGACCTAGCCAAAATTTGTTtataaaaattttaatttttcaaaAATCTGGTAAATTCAAGCAACGTTAACTTAATTCGAATCATACTTGAGTACCCAAGACTTCATCCtctggttgtggttggtaaaattcaTCACTTTGATCTTGAGgttgagtttggggaagaatgtttttaccatctaacaaataactcattttcGGATCGTTGTGAAGACTAACAAATATTGTAGGAGATGAAGGAGGTTCTGATTCGGAAAAGGAGCTATCATCACTAAAATCACTCATTTCAAGTGAACccatctcaaaatatttttttttggggttCAGAAACCATCTTTttgttcttctacttcttctctttttctctcaataattcttcttcttaTAATAAAACCCTCTTATTAATCAATCACTAACCACTAACTAATCAATAATTAATCATTCCACTAACTAACTTATCTAACAAGGATAAGTTTGATATTAACagaaatatttagataaggggtgtaTTAGGTCTACTTCATAATAACCTATTAAAATTAAAATGATGGTCCCCATGAAAAATGGCTGGTGCCCAAAAACTCATGGCTAGTTTGGGGCTTATGGAGTTTATTTGGGGCCCAACATTAGATGACTAAAGTTGGTCATTCTGAAGTAAATCCAAAAACCCCTTAGCCACTATTTTTAGTGATATCTAGTTTACCCCTGATTAGTTAATGCTAATTAATCATTCCAGGTGAAAATAAACGGTTTTAGACGTAAAACCAACTAATGTTAATTGAACTTCCAAACATCAAACAAgtgacttttttttttccaaaatccagaatcggtatatgttaGTGCACTCATGGACTGGTTCTGGGTTGGTGTTCTTCATTCAAGAAGAATACACATGATCAGTTAACATTGGTAAGGTTATAAACCGATTCCAACAATCGGTGAATTAGAAAacttatataaaccgattgtttcaaataaggattttttttttaattctaaatcAAACTAGCCACTTTCGTGGGCATCACGGacgcacttagcacgtgcatgaagcctttaaacccctagacgATCCTAGTTgacgagttataatctcgggagggtttacatagaaatctacccacaaaatctacataaaaacttctaaaactcttaatcttTATCGGAAGAATATCCGTCCGATATATTGAATGACATATGGTCCGGGTTAAATTTTGGACTTCATGAATTCATAACTTTCAAAAAATAAGAATTCTCCACCTTTTGCCTCCAAGTAGTGCCTTTTTGCAACTTCCTCTACACAAAACAAAACATATACTTACTTTTTTAGTGTTCAAGTGGAAGATCAAACAACGAAGGTCATGCAATAGAAATCAACAAATACTTATAAATTCTCGGATCGACAAGCCTCAGTGGCTATGACAAAATATATTCTCTTGTATGCCTACATAATCAACAATGCCTTTTTGGATAAGTTGGAACCTTTAGTACATTTGTCGCCAAGTTCTTCCCCTTGTATTTTCACAATATACCACGAATTGGAGATACACCCTGCCCCATATTTAAGTGGTTACACTTTCGGATAAGACATCTTCATGTCAGGTTTCATTGTACATGTTTTGACTATGACCAAATCTTTGGCAAAATCAAATGATGTCATGCTTGTATGTAGAgatatgaaatgagtagttgcaGCGTATAATAGAAATGAATAGAATGAGCAAATTTGGGCAAATTGGGTCTGGGTATGAAGTCTCCTCAAAATAGAGAAAGACCCCgacaactagtttttttttttcttcgaaaaaaTCGAATCATTGAGAACAATCGGTATTCATAAATGTCCATAAAAACCGATTTCAAAGGAATCGGTATTTGTATTTGTCCACTTTGGCCGATTGCGGATTTGAAAAGCAACAACAAATTTTAAAGTTCGATCCACCGACCATAATTGGTTTGTATTATCGCATACACAATATGATTGTGTGCAAATAAAGATACATGAAACTGACTCTAAGGCTTACAGAATCATACCATACATAacacctacataaaccgattctaagGTTGTGTTTACAAAAAATTTAGAACAAACCATATACATAATTTTACCATAGATCCATTGCATATCATAAACATAATAATCCAAACCATAAACATAATAATCCAAGCAAGAAACATATTATCCAAACTTAAAAGATGTCTTTTAATAATTCAAACTTAAAATAGTTATGCTAAAATATAAATTCATCAAGGATCAACAACACCACCATCATTTTCAGCTCAAGCACCACCGGCATTGGCAACTGCAACAACATCACCGGCATTGGCAGCAACAGTACCACCTGCATTAGAAGCAACATCAACAACTTTATCGGCAACAACATACATTTCTGCCTAAAGAGTATCCTCCTCGGCGTCCTCTACCCCCGTGTTACGATTTCATCCCTCATTGTTCTGGAAAATCTAGTGAGCTGAAAGAGCTCTTCCAATGCAAGCTGGTCAGCAAGTGCCAATGCCTGATCCAACTTGGTCTCCCTTCCAAAGGATAACTTGTAAATGCTTCTTTCCATGATCTCCAGTTTACTGACACCATCTTTTCTTCGTGGCCCGATTGAAAAGCTAAGATGACTGAAATACATACTTACAAAATAACAAGCCAATCGGTATATTAGAAAACGACGAAGCCACCGATTCTGCACGTATCTAACTTTAAAAAAGACGAACCCAAGAACCCCTACATATGAAAATGTATGTAATCCGATAATGGGTATGAAAGTCTACAAAGAAATCAAACTCTGGAAACGGTATACAAGGAACATCCTATAAACCGATTCACATGACCTAATATTTAACATATAAATATCAGGCATCGTTTTATGAAAGTAGAAATGTTTTCTATACGTGTTTAGGATTAGAGGTAATTTGagcctaattttgtaatttcacCTACTTAGACACCTCTTTGTATACTTTTAGGTAGGGGCAAAATTTTGATAGGCCCCCCCAAAAAAAACCCAGGCCCCAAACTAAGCCTAGCCGGGCAAAAAAATCGTTTAGAAATAAGTGTAGCCAACTCATTGTTGTACGTATGTACCGTATCAGTTTCACCTTTGCAAGCACCATTTTTTATCGGATAATTTCCTCAACTGTTACATCGGATATTCGTTGAATATATATCGAGAACCGAAATccattttccagtagcaagtatcGGGTCTGGTCTGGGTAGGAGACAATAGCTCCCAATTCGTTGAATATATACcccttgaaaaaaagaaaaagttagggtttcaccaaaatcAACCGATCTTGTCTTTTTCTTATAAAGCTCTGCAAGTAATTCTTCTTTATTCTGTTCGTCGATCATGGCTATGGAGTGTATAACAGAGTTTCCTCACAATCATATGGATCGCCGTCCTCGTAAAAGACTAAGGCTGTTAGGTTGGGATGTTCTTCCTTCTGCGACGTCTGAGgtagtttttccttttattttatttgaaattGTAATCTCTGTTGTTCTTTAGTATAGATCTGATGCTGTTTTTGTACATCTCTTATTTGTTAGATCTgtatatgttttttgtttttccttcccgatttaaaaaataataaagattagCTTGTATCTGATATTTTCTAtagtttttgtattttttttctggTTCTGGTTTGGTCCTATAAGAtgtatttttataatttaatttcATACTTTTCCAATCGCTGTTTGGTTTTAAGGGTTTGTACAACGTATTAAAATTgttcaatttttatatttttgcatCATAGTAATTGGATTTAGCCTTATGATTCTCTTAATCCGTTTTGGTGGAGTATGACTTTTTTTTGCTGAATTTCACATTCCATTTTCAGAAAATTGTAAGTTGCTTAATAATAACCAAGAATTATGTGATGTTTTTGCAAATTTTGTTGTGGCATATAAGATATATTCGAAAGGGAATACTATTGAAGAATTGACCGACTATAAAGGGTTGAgaattttaaatatgtttctttgTTTAAGAAGAATATGAATGGGTGGATGTGTGTAGGCTCAGATAGGAATAATATGTGCGCACGAAGTTGGAAATGTTACGAGCTTTGTTCCTTCAGACCACACTACTAGTTCTTCTCTATTTGGAAAGGGTGTTGTTCGAAATGGTTCTCCTCCATGGAGAGATGATGATAAAGATGGGCATTACGTGTTTGCAATTGGAGATAATTTAACTGCTCGCTGTAATTACACTGTCCAACCATTGCTCTCTATAAGAGCATAGACTGCTAGTAGATTTCTAATTGTGTTAATATTTTTTCTATTTGCGTTTTCTCATATCTTTGCATTTCTTTTCTTACAGACAAGATACACAGCAAGATGGGTGAAGGTCAGTTTCTACACTTCCAATTATAAGCTACAGTTAGTATAATTATGTTgtctttatttgtttttcttataGATGGGTTGTTACATTTTTTGTGCTCTGTTTTTATTGATTATCTTTTCAAAAGAAAGGTTAGTATCACGTGCTTCTTGGCTTTGTACTTATCTTTAGTTTCTTTCCCTCTGTGTCCAGGAACCTTTGGGCAGGTTTTGGAATGCTGGGATAAAGATAGGAACGAAATGGTGGCTGTCAAAATCATCCGTTCTATTAAGAAGTATCGTGAGGCAGCAATGATAGAAGTTGATGTTCTTGAGAAGCTTGCTAGACACGATAAAAATGGGATCAAGTGCGTAGTTTTCCTGAgcagattatttttttttcatcttatgaTTCTTATGTGTTATAGCTGGCATTTTTAGTATTGAGTGATACTCTGGATAAGCTGTTAAGATGCTTTATTCTTTGCAGTTGTGTGCAAATACGTAGCTGGTTTGACTATCGTAACCATATATGTATTGTAAGTATCTGATTGGTAGATTGATTTCCCAGTCCCACATATCTTTACGAGGGTTAAGGGTGTTAAAACATGTATGGATTTAAATGATTTCAACAGGTATTTGAGAAGCTTGGTCCAAGCTTATACGATTTTCTCCGGAAAAACAATTATCGCTCATTTCCTATTGATCTAGTCCGTGAACTTGGAAGACAGCTTTTGGAATCTATAGCATGTGTGTAGTAAAATTTTGCTGGTTCAAGTTAATTTATCTTTTCAAGTTCAATCATGAATCCGATAGTATCTTAGTTGTACAATTAAGACTTTGTTTTAAGGTTTATTGTAGTTGTTCAATTAAGATCTTGTTTCAAGGTTCCGTGGGTGCAGTTACTGGATTTTTTTTCCATTGGTGTTAAATGTGTTCAAGATCTCTTTGATTAGTTTTGATCTTGATTTTAATACTCAGTGTCTTACCTCTTTATGATTTCCTACAGTTATGCATGATTTGCATCTTGTCCATACCGACTTGAAGCCTGAGAACATACTTCTTGTGTCGCCAGAGTATGTAAAGGTGCCGGATTTGAAGGTAAATCTCTAGGCTCAAATATCTTAGAAGAAATAGTACTTGGATATTTATTTGTGTCCCACTTCCCCTGTGTATGTTTCTCAATGTCTAATTTTCTCTTCTTGCCTTTTCTATCAGAAGGTTTCTTCTCGATCGCCCAAAGATGGATCCTATTACAAGAGGTTGCCAAAATCAAGTGCTATCAAGGTTATTGATTTTGGCAGTGCAACTTATGATCGTCGTGATCACAGTTATATTGTATCTACACGGCACTACCGTGCTCCTGAGGTTATTCTTGGTAAGTTACTAACACGTCCAGTCATATTTGTTACATCTGATCTTTTAGGTTGCTGTATTTGGCCACTAGCTTCTGTTGTTTGACCGTGTGATATTCATTTTGGTTTCTACAGGACTTGGATGGAGTTACCCTTGTGATATTTGGAGTATAGGTTGTATCTTAATTGAGCTCTGCTCGGTAGGTTTTCGCTTTGCTGCCACATACTATTTTATTATACATAATTTTGTGTGTGAAAAAGCTGCAACACATTGTTTTTGCAGGGAGAGACAATGTTTAAGACACATGAGAACTTAGAGCATCTGGCCATGATGGAGAGGGTATTGGGGTCAATACCAAGTCACATGTTGAAGACAGTTGGGTATGTGATTCCATTTTTTTAAGTTTTCTCTTGTTATGTTGGTTATTTTGAAATGTTCCATCTGGTAACTTGTTCATTTCTGTCTTCAGATATCATGCTGAGAAATACATAAGAAAGGGAAGATTGAATTGGCCTGAGGGTGTGACATCCCGGGAAAGCATTAAAGCTGTTTCGAAGTTGCCACGTTTACCGGTATGTGTGCTCAAGTGTTGTTTTTAGGAAGTTGTATATCATATATTTGGTAGCTTAACGTAAATTCAAACTCAAATTATAGAGTGATTTATAAGTCTTATTTAATGTGCAGAACCTAGTGATGGATCATGTTGACCACTCGGCTGGTAATCTAATAGGACTGTTGCAAGGTCTCCTCACATTTGATCCTTTGGATAGAATGACTGCTCGAGAAGCGCTTAGGCATCCTTTCTTCACACGAGAGCGTCAAAGAATATCTCAAGCTTTTTAACAACCAAGCGTCAAAGAATATCTCAAGCTTTTTAACAACCAAGTCGAGCATTGCACGAATTTACCTTGTACATGGAACTTATTTTGTATCAATTGTATTTGTTTCCGAGGATGCACTATGTTTGCGTTACAAGGATTTCTATTGTAGTTTGCCTTTACAAAAAAGTAAAACTTATTTCCACATCAATAACAGTTGGAGAACTTTCAGAACTGTAGCCACAATTTTTCGTCTGTATCAAGGAACTGTGTTTTCTGTTTCTGGGTAAAAACCTTTTTGTGGCGTCTGACCACTATATAACCTTGACGAAAgccaatatttatttttttcgcGACAGAAGCCAATAAAATTTATTTAGGGACTTATTAAGTTTGCAGGTTGAGATTCTTTGCAAGTATTCTTTCCTTTGTACAAGAATTAAAGTGATGGAAATGCGAAGACGTGGATATAAGTAAGCATCTTTGATTGCCACAAAATCACGATAGACGAGAGTATGAAACACAAATTTAGAATGACTAATGATAGGAGGACATAAATAATGGCTAATCAATGAAGGACAAATCAGACATTAACGTTTCGTTATGCATTTGTGTGAAATTAAAGTCCCGTAAGGTGGTCCTGCAAGAACTATGGTGCATCGACCGTGCAACCAATACGAATAACGGATGAGACtgccaaaatttgatcttgttctAAACTTTCCCTGAACATCAAACTTCACAGTATTGTTTCCTACCTCCTTCCTGATCTGTTGGATTTCGTTGGATGATAACTTGACTTGACTTGTCACGAAATGTATTCCCAGTAGCTTTGATTCTGCTTTTCCAGCTGAAAATGGACTAACTGAGGTGGTTGCAATGAGGGTATTCATATAATATAATTCAATGACCATGTAACTGTAGTCGATTTTCACTTTCTGGTTCGGATTCGTGAAGTTGGTTAAGATGGTTACATCAGAGTTGAGTAGAGAACCATCAGAGGTGAGTTGCGCATTAGTATCAAGGTAGATGGTATTGAGCGTTGCGTTGGGAATGTCGAATCGTGGATTTCTTGGACGGAACACAAGATACACAATGAGAACGATTAGTCCACCAAGAATTATCATAACCCATAGTATGGCACAAAAGAATGCGATGAACCATGTAGTGGGTTTCGTTCGACGTTGATTTGGTAGCTTCAGATCATGTCTATGACTATGCAGATATGTTTCTCTTCGAGGGGTTTGTTGTTCTCTTTGAGGGATTTGTGGTTCTTGTTCTTGTTGATGTTgcctttgttgttgttgttgttgattttgatGTTCTTGTTGACGTTgcctttgttgttgttgattctgaTGTTCTCGTTGATGTTGCCTTGGTTGTTCATTTTGATGTTTCTGATGTTGTTGCTGTTTGTGTTTTGGAAGAAAATGAGGGTTGTATTCATGTTGACGGGACATGGAGTTCTGCGACTATTGTGATATGAAAAATGACCCAAAGAAGAGGGTAAAGAAGTGAATAAACAACAACGAAGGAGAAGGGACTTCATGAGGAATATCAAATGAGAACGAAGAAGGCAAAGAATAAGTATGGGTAGTAAGAAAGAAAAGTTAGAAGGTTTCATAATTGTCCAACCTTGGGCAATCTATtgtctttcttctctttctttttctaaaattgaTAAAAGTATTACCCCACACCACCCACCCACACCGACACACACTCCCACCCACACCCACCAGCTATTCTGCAAAACCTCCCTTCCCACCTCCCAGCTATTGTGCAAAACCTCCTTTTTAAAATCGCCATCAGATATAACCTCATTTAACTTGGATGTGCCCCAACCGAGAAGTTATGATTATTAAAACACACAAGTAGAGTGCATGTGCATTGCACGTAAAGTGCAAACTTTCAAATACACCTTCGTCCCAGTTAGACATTTGCTTAGCCTTATAAGCAAGCACGTCTGCTTTGCTGCATAAGTAAGCGACAGTTCCTTAGTCGCAACCAgggttttaaaataaataaattaggcaTAGTTAAAAGCAAGTGACTACCTTGCTTTCTTCACAAAGGTCGGAGGGAACCACGACCGGCGGGCTGTTCAGATATTCTTCAATATTACCGTCTGCACACAGTGAACAGTCTCCCTAGAGGATGACTTAGACTCGTACGTTCCTTCCTTGTTTGGAGAAAATTGTTGGCAAATTTCTACAAAATTAATTAAACTTAGTAAGGCTGACATATCCACAGTTTGGAAAGATGATACCTTGGCTCTCAAAGCTAAGTCCACCAACAATACGCTATCTCATCGTAGGTTTCTCCCTGGGACGGTTGAACTTGGCAAGCGAAAATGGTCCACGAAGCAACCAAGGGTTCAAACTTCCAATAAGGTTCTTGGGGATGAGGCTGTCAGGGTGAAGCTCGATCGTCTCATTGCAAATGCATCAGCCAGTGTTAACCCAAAAACTGTTGCACAACATAATTGTAACTCTCAACACCGGTGTATATTAAAAATGAAACTGTTGTAATCAGTACACTCACATTTGGATCAACCATGACCTTTTCCAAGCTAGTTTCCTTATACGATAAACAAAAAACCAACCAAATGCAGACTATAAATTTCAACAAACCTTGTCAATCATTGTGTTTGAAATCGTAAATTTCAACAAACCAAATGCAGACTCTATGAGAAATTAATAATGACATATTATTGCTTCAATTGAGTATAGCCTCGTCTCATGTCAACAACCTAACTTAGCTTTAAAAAACACCCTATGAAAAATAACCTATTGTTTGCTTAATACTGTCAAATGAATCTCACCTATGAACCAAAACACCTGTATCATAAACAAATACTGAACTGTGAACATAAATGAATGCTTATTAACATTGAATAAGAAAGAATTCAGGACATCTAGCTGAGCAATTATTCAATTTTAAAAATACGACTCAAAATCAATACAACTCAGAACGGCAGAATGAATCATCTCTGCCTCGGCCATCAGCTCGTCACACAATGAATCATCTCCGAGAAAATTATACCAAGTCCAAAGACACAACGGGATGCATTAATCGGCCTATGAACAACTCAACTAAAAGAAAAGTCTTAGCGAAAAGATAAACACCAATTTCAGATATAAATTTCAATTTTAGCACACAGAGAGTTAGCTTTATAGATGGGATAATCCATAAAGAAGTAAAAATCTGAGAGCGTGGCATCATGAACATGTGTTGGTGCAGGTAATTGATTTCTGTCTAATTTGGGGATTTAGGGTTCCAATTTCTCACATGTCTCTTCATTTCAATTCCCTCGTTGTTTCTCCTTTTtgtagtttcaggatttctcaATCGAATTGTTCTCCAAACGAACCCTggatttgaattcatgtttctaATATCGGAGAGGAGAGGAAAAATTTGGGGGAACTGATATTCATTACTGCTGCTGCCGTGAAAACTACAGTGAGACCCATTCTACAGATTTTTTACACCGTGATCGCACAGGCAGAAAAGTTCACGTGCGCACCCAATTTTCATGAGAAATTTTTTCCCAAACCCACAAtttgtaaaatttggttttttcttcttcttcatgggaatttcttcttcaattatttttcttttcttcctcccaatTGTGACTTACGATCAATAATACTGATAGACAGTATAATCACATGAAGATTAGAAACAATAGATGAATGAAatcgaaagttagggtttgaggtgatgttctgagatgaatcgagatcttgttgtttgttatttccgaaagatgtatgaatggtttttttttaattaggtatTATGATTGAGAAGATGTATCTGAGATGTGTTCTGAGATGGAGATAAGGTTTGTAATTGTTTTAATCAAGTAGAACAGGAAGAAAAGTTGATTTGAGATTTAGAAAATACAgggaataataataaagcttatttGAGCTGGGATGatgaacaaaaaagaagaagaagatgatgctgttatgagtgcataacatgtcatgcagtcgaaaaaatggatgcataacacattatccggcatctttgttattttgtgtgaaattgaaaattgatgcataacgcATCATGTAGTcaaaaaaatggatgcataacctgatatgcatcgaaaatacggctgcataatgcattatgcagccgagaaaattgttgcataatatcttatgcatcgagaaaatggatgcataacctgatatgcatccttaaatatggctgcataaccacttatgcatcaattttttatgtacacacTAAAATCAACTAATACGATGGCTACATAAatcgttatagatgcataactttgttatgcagtcgagaaaatggttgcataattcgttatgcgtctgcataatgtgttatgcatctattttggaggctgcataatgaatatgtagtCATTTTTCGAAAATTTACCCTAAAACGATGATGagctccgattttttcgtgaaaaacaaaaatttgatattgttgtttgtactcgttgtatAGCTCTAtt
Coding sequences within:
- the LOC113276538 gene encoding serine/threonine-protein kinase AFC2-like isoform X1, which produces MAMECITEFPHNHMDRRPRKRLRLLGWDVLPSATSEAQIGIICAHEVGNVTSFVPSDHTTSSSLFGKGVVRNGSPPWRDDDKDGHYVFAIGDNLTARYKIHSKMGEGTFGQVLECWDKDRNEMVAVKIIRSIKKYREAAMIEVDVLEKLARHDKNGINCVQIRSWFDYRNHICIVFEKLGPSLYDFLRKNNYRSFPIDLVRELGRQLLESIAFMHDLHLVHTDLKPENILLVSPEYVKVPDLKKVSSRSPKDGSYYKRLPKSSAIKVIDFGSATYDRRDHSYIVSTRHYRAPEVILGLGWSYPCDIWSIGCILIELCSGETMFKTHENLEHLAMMERVLGSIPSHMLKTVGYHAEKYIRKGRLNWPEGVTSRESIKAVSKLPRLPNLVMDHVDHSAGNLIGLLQGLLTFDPLDRMTAREALRHPFFTRERQRISQAF
- the LOC113276538 gene encoding serine/threonine-protein kinase AFC2-like isoform X2: MAMECITEFPHNHMDRRPRKRLRLLGWDVLPSATSEAQIGIICAHEVGNVTSFVPSDHTTSSSLFGKGVVRNGSPPWRDDDKDGHYVFAIGDNLTARYKIHSKMGEGTFGQVLECWDKDRNEMVAVKIIRSIKKYREAAMIEVDVLEKLARHDKNGINCVQIRSWFDYRNHICIVFEKLGPSLYDFLRKNNYRSFPIDLVRELGRQLLESIAFMHDLHLVHTDLKPENILLVSPEYVKVPDLKVSSRSPKDGSYYKRLPKSSAIKVIDFGSATYDRRDHSYIVSTRHYRAPEVILGLGWSYPCDIWSIGCILIELCSGETMFKTHENLEHLAMMERVLGSIPSHMLKTVGYHAEKYIRKGRLNWPEGVTSRESIKAVSKLPRLPNLVMDHVDHSAGNLIGLLQGLLTFDPLDRMTAREALRHPFFTRERQRISQAF
- the LOC113276538 gene encoding serine/threonine-protein kinase AFC2-like isoform X3 — its product is MGEGTFGQVLECWDKDRNEMVAVKIIRSIKKYREAAMIEVDVLEKLARHDKNGINCVQIRSWFDYRNHICIVFEKLGPSLYDFLRKNNYRSFPIDLVRELGRQLLESIAFMHDLHLVHTDLKPENILLVSPEYVKVPDLKKVSSRSPKDGSYYKRLPKSSAIKVIDFGSATYDRRDHSYIVSTRHYRAPEVILGLGWSYPCDIWSIGCILIELCSGETMFKTHENLEHLAMMERVLGSIPSHMLKTVGYHAEKYIRKGRLNWPEGVTSRESIKAVSKLPRLPNLVMDHVDHSAGNLIGLLQGLLTFDPLDRMTAREALRHPFFTRERQRISQAF
- the LOC113276539 gene encoding transcription factor SPT20 homolog — its product is MSRQHEYNPHFLPKHKQQQHQKHQNEQPRQHQREHQNQQQQRQRQQEHQNQQQQQQRQHQQEQEPQIPQREQQTPRRETYLHSHRHDLKLPNQRRTKPTTWFIAFFCAILWVMIILGGLIVLIVYLVFRPRNPRFDIPNATLNTIYLDTNAQLTSDGSLLNSDVTILTNFTNPNQKVKIDYSYMVIELYYMNTLIATTSVSPFSAGKAESKLLGIHFVTSQVKLSSNEIQQIRKEVGNNTVKFDVQGKFRTRSNFGSLIRYSYWLHGRCTIVLAGPPYGTLISHKCITKR